The Heyndrickxia acidicola sequence CGGTTTTACAGGACGTGGCGAAGGAATCGCTGCACAGGCCGTTATTCTTTTACAGAAGCTTTAGTTCATGTTGTAACCTTTCAACATGCGTTGATTGGTGATAGAATAAATCAATGTACATCAGTTTAAAAAGTGAATTCTTATCATAGGAGGAATACAACCATGTCAAATGATATTCGGGTTCGATACGCACCGAGTCCAACTGGACATTTACATATAGGTAATGCTCGTACAGCCCTATTTAATTATCTTTTTGCAAGAAGCCAAGGCGGTAAATTTATTATCCGTATTGAGGATACTGACCAAAAACGTAATATTGCCGGTGGTGAAGAAAGCCAGCTCAAGTATTTAAAGTGGCTTGGAATGAACTGGGATGAGAGTGTGGATATCGGCGGTGAATATGGCCCGTATCGCCAGTCTGAAAGGAACGACATCTATTCAGTCTACTATAATGAACTGCTTGAAAAGGAATTAGCCTATAAGTGTTATTGCACCGAGGAAGAACTGGAAGCTGACAGGGAGGCGCAAATTGCCCGAGGTGAAATGCCGCGTTATTCCGGCAAGTGCCGCCACTTAACAGACGAGGGCCGTGAAAAGCTAGAAAGTGAAGGCAGGAAGCCAAGCATTCGGTTTAAGGTACAGCCAGGTAGAGTCTATTCATGGAATGATATCGTAAAAGATGAAGTTTCCTTTGAAGCTGATGGAATTGGCGACTTTGTCATTGTAAAAAAGGATGGAATCCCAACCTACAACTTTGCAGTGGCACTTGATGACCACTTGATGGAGATCTCTCATGTATTGCGCGGAGATGATCATATTTCCAATACGCCAAAACAGCTGATGGTTTATGAAGCATTTAATTGGGAGCCTCCTGTATTTGGACATATGACTCTTATTGTAAACGAAAGCCGCAAAAAACTGAGCAAGCGTGATGAAAGTATTATTCAATTCATTGAGCAATATGAAGAGCTCGGCTATCTGCCAGAAGCGCTTTTCAACTTTATTACTATGCTTGGATGGTCTCCAAAAGGGGAAGAAGAGATCTTCTCAAAAGAGGAATTTATTGAAATTTTTGATGCAAGCCGCTTATCCAAGTCACCGGCGCTATTTGATAAACAAAAATTAATGTGGATGAATAATCAATACATGAAGAAGCTTGATCTGGACAAAGTGGTTGAGCTTTCATTGCCGCATCTTGTAAAAGCAGGACGTGTAGACAAGGATCTTTCCCCTGCTGATATGGAATGGGTTAGAAATCTTATTGCTTTATATCAAGAACAAATGAGCTATGGCGCAGAAATTGTTGAGCTGTCTGAGTTGTTTTTTAAAGAAGACATCGAATACAATGAAGAAGCGAAAGAAATAATAAGTGAAGAGCAAGTGCCTGAGGTGCTCAAAGCTTTCTTGGAAGAAGTGGAAGCTCTTGACGTTTTTGAAGCTGCAGAAATTAAAGCGGCTATTAAAAATGTTCAAAAAAGCACCGGCATCAAAGGGAAAAAATTGTTTATGCCGATCCGTGTAGCGGTTACGGGACAGGCACATGGACCAGAGTTGCCAAATTCCATTGAGTTATTGGGAAAAGCCAAAATAAAGAAGCGCATTGAAAACATTATTGGTTAACATTTGAGGGAAATTGTAATATAGTATCTTTATAAATAATAAATAAAGACAATTTTCTATATAAGAAAGTGTTGATAAGGAAAAGTAATAAAGCTATGCCTTTTTAGAGAAAACCACCACCGGCTGAAAGTGGTTTAGGCCCCTTGCTTTATGAAGTGCCCCTTTGAGTCTTAGTCCGAACAAAAGCAGTATCAGTAGGATTGAGCGGCTGCCACCCGTTAAAATGGAAGAGTTGGAATACACGGCTTCTTGTTGTGTGTTCAAACAGAGTGGAACCGCGCAGGAAAAAGCGTCTCTGTCTATACAGAGACGCTTTTTCTATTTTTTTCTCTGTTAAAGTTCAATATGGATATGGCTCTAGAGGAGATTAGAGCGGAATTCAACCGGCAAGTTGAACAGAACTATTTAAAGGCCATTCCTGTAAGACTTGTCTGTCTTTAGTGTAGCTTAGGCTGTATTCGCATAGATTGTTGTTTTTCGCAAACGTGTTAAATCAATATCGAGTGAGCCATCGTGGCATCTTTTCTTCTTAGTCCTTTAGTTTACAGGCGCTTAGCCTTGTGTATCCTAGATTTAATTTACACACGCAGCTTCAAAGTTTACGAAAAGAGCCTTAGCGTAAGATGCAAAAACGCAGCCTATTTATGAGAAAGGAGCGGCGGAGATGTTTAAACGGATAAAGGAAGATATCGAGGTTGTGTTTGACCAAGACCCGGCTGCCAGAAGTTATTTCGAAGTTATTCTAACGTATTCAGGCTTACACGCTATTTGGGCACACCGCATTGCTCATGCTTTCTACAAAAAAAAGTTTTTCTTCATTGCCCGGTCTATCTCTCAGATAAGCAGA is a genomic window containing:
- the gltX gene encoding glutamate--tRNA ligase, whose amino-acid sequence is MSNDIRVRYAPSPTGHLHIGNARTALFNYLFARSQGGKFIIRIEDTDQKRNIAGGEESQLKYLKWLGMNWDESVDIGGEYGPYRQSERNDIYSVYYNELLEKELAYKCYCTEEELEADREAQIARGEMPRYSGKCRHLTDEGREKLESEGRKPSIRFKVQPGRVYSWNDIVKDEVSFEADGIGDFVIVKKDGIPTYNFAVALDDHLMEISHVLRGDDHISNTPKQLMVYEAFNWEPPVFGHMTLIVNESRKKLSKRDESIIQFIEQYEELGYLPEALFNFITMLGWSPKGEEEIFSKEEFIEIFDASRLSKSPALFDKQKLMWMNNQYMKKLDLDKVVELSLPHLVKAGRVDKDLSPADMEWVRNLIALYQEQMSYGAEIVELSELFFKEDIEYNEEAKEIISEEQVPEVLKAFLEEVEALDVFEAAEIKAAIKNVQKSTGIKGKKLFMPIRVAVTGQAHGPELPNSIELLGKAKIKKRIENIIG